DNA sequence from the Aulosira sp. FACHB-615 genome:
TTTGGGGTTTGCCTTTAATAGACGACAGGTTTCAAATCCATCTATTTCTGGCATCATGACATCCAGTAAGATTAAGTCGGGTAAAGCGTATTTAACTCGCTCTAAAGCAACTTTTCCAGATTTCGCTACCATCACTTCCAAACCAGCCTGATCTAAAGCATCAGACAAGACACCTAAATTAGCAGAATTATCATCAACAATTAAAACTGTGGGAGTTTGTTCGGTGGTAAGACTCATAACGCTTACTGTTGAGGGTGAATGAGTGCCAGAATTTCTTGGTCTTGAAATTCTTGTGCTAGTTGTTGCAGCCGTTTGCTAAAAGGAAGATATTTGGGATCTATTTGGGAAATTAATGCTGCTTGTTTTATGATTCCCTTAAAGTTACCCTTCATCACTAATTCATAGAGAGTTTCTATCTCTGCCTGGGGAGGTAGAATTAAATCGGCTTGATGTGTTAATAACGGGTTTTCAGGGCTTTGCTCTTCATACAGCCACTCTAAGTTGAGAAATTGCCGCAATTTTTGAAATAATGCGATCGCCTGCACTGGTTTGGGGAGAAAATCATTACCACCAGCTTCAATGCTGCGATGTTGGTCGCTTTCAAACACGCTGGCTGAGGAAACAATAATCACGATGTGTTTAAAAGCTTCTGATTGGCGAATGCGGTGAATTAACTCAAAACCATCAATTTCTGGCATTAACAAGTCAGTCAGGACTAAATCTGGCTGAAACTCGGCAATTTTTCGCCAACCTTCTGCACCATCATTGGCTTCTGTAACTTCAAACCCAATGGGAGTCAGTAAGTTATAAATCACAGAGCGATTTTCCCATTTATCATCTACAACTAAAATCTTGGGTTTGCGGTCTTTAATCCCGATAATTTGTCCAAAATCATCAGCTTGGGAAGTTTTCACCCATTCTTGAGCTTCTGGTAAGTAAACATCAAACCAAAAAATACTGCCAACGCCAATTTCGCTTTGAACGTGAATTGTGCTGTCCATTAAGTCCACAATTCTTTGGCTAATGGCTAATCCTAAGCCTGTACCTTCTGTTTGTCGCCGTCTGTCGCCCACTTGCTCAAAAGGTTGAAATATGGCTTGGAGTTTTTCTGGGGGGATACCAACGCCTGTGTCGCGGACTTCAAAGCGGATTTTACCTCCAGAAGCATAGCTGATGGTAAAGGTGACTTGACCTGCATCAGTAAATTTAATGGCGTTGCTGAGGAGGTTAATTAAGACTTGTCGCAGACGTTTTTCATCGGCGCGGATACCAATTGGTAATTCGCTGGCAAATTGATACTGAAATTGAATGCTTTTGAGTTCTGCACGAATGCGACACATTTCGGCGACACCTTGCAGAAATGCGGGAAAGTGGAAATCGCTGGTCATCAGTTCCACTTTTTGGGCTTCAATTTTTGATAAGTCGAGGATATCGTTGATTAAGGTGAGCAAATGAGAACCGCACTGATAAATGACATCAATACGCGATCGCTCATCTTGGTTGAGATGTTTGGAACGCTGTAAAATTTGGGCATAGCCGAGAATGCCATTTAAGGGTGTCCGTAATTCATGGCTCATATTAGCCAGAAATTCGCTTTTGGCATGACTGGCGGCTTCGGCTGCTTCTTTGGCTTGAGCGAGGGCAAATTCGGCTTGTTTGCGATCGGTAATATTGCGGGTGATGGCAACCATACCGAGAATATTACCTTGAGCATCTCGCCAAGGAGCTTTAGAGGTGAGATATATGCCCCGAACTCCATCCTTAGCAACCTCTTCTTCAAAGGTGTCCGCTTTACCTGTGACGATAATTTCGCGGTCTTTTTTCATAATGGCCAAGGCCACATCTGGCGGAAATATTTCCGTGTCATCTTTGCCGATAATCTCTTCAATTGGTAAGCCAATAAAATTCGCCAAATTAGAGTTCAGGGCAACATGACGACCTTGGCGGTCTTTGACCACGATAAAATCTGGTGTACTTTCTAAAATGGAAGCTAGTACTGTGTTAGTTTGTCGCAATTCTTCTTCGGCTTGTTTGCGATCGCTAATATCACTAGCTAAGGCAATTACACCCAGAATGTTACCCTCAGTATCTTGCCAAGGAGTTTTTGTCGTCCTGAAGGTGCCATTAATTTGACCATCGGCACTACAGAGATATTCTTCATTGGTGATGGTAATACCTGTGGTGATAATCTGTTGGTCTTGAATTGCATACTTACGTGCCACTTCTAATGGCATTAATTCAAAATCGTTTTTACCAATGATCTCTTCAACAGCACGACCCATAAAGTTTGCCGCATTAGAATTTAAAGTAACATACCGCCCTTGAGCATCTTTAACGACAATATAATCGGGTGTACTGTTTAAAATTGAGCGTAGCAAGGTGTTGCTTTCACGCAAGTCTTCTTCAGCTTGTTTGCGATCTTGAATATTTGTCTGTACCCCAATCCATTCTCGAATACTACCGTCAGCTTCCAAGATGGGGACACTCCGCGTCAGCCAGTAAAAATACTCCCCATCATATCGACGAATCCGACACTCTACCTCAAATAAACTTTTATTTTTTACCGCTTTTTCCCATGATTGAGCGGTTAATAAGCGATCGTCTGGATGAATCGCATTTAACCATCCCCATCCCAACAGTTCTTCTAAGGTTTGCCCTGTAAATTCTCGCCACGCGGAAATATCGTTGGTAACAAGACCATCAGGTGGCACTATCCAGACAATTTGACAAGTAGCTGTAATTAAAGACCGATAGCGTTCTTCGTTGCGCTGGAGGGCAAATTCAGTTTGTTTGCGTTGAGTAATATTTTCAGTAAAGATGATAATGCCGCCAACTTCACCTGTAGGCAAATGCCACGGACGGATTGACCAATTTACCCATTCTTCCGAACCATCAGCACGAGGAAAACAGTCTGCATTGTTTTGCGCGTTGGCTCCGGCTAAACATTGTTGGTGAATTTGCCTCCATCTTTCAGGGATATCAGGGAAAACCTCATAATGAGATTTGCCAATAATATCTTGAGTTAATTTATAGATTTCTAGCC
Encoded proteins:
- a CDS encoding PAS domain S-box protein, which encodes MSQTPEPTMFPDIQSLATTDINDNPLAIALYQTIESASIGIAIFNQNMQYLAVSQKWLEIYKLTQDIIGKSHYEVFPDIPERWRQIHQQCLAGANAQNNADCFPRADGSEEWVNWSIRPWHLPTGEVGGIIIFTENITQRKQTEFALQRNEERYRSLITATCQIVWIVPPDGLVTNDISAWREFTGQTLEELLGWGWLNAIHPDDRLLTAQSWEKAVKNKSLFEVECRIRRYDGEYFYWLTRSVPILEADGSIREWIGVQTNIQDRKQAEEDLRESNTLLRSILNSTPDYIVVKDAQGRYVTLNSNAANFMGRAVEEIIGKNDFELMPLEVARKYAIQDQQIITTGITITNEEYLCSADGQINGTFRTTKTPWQDTEGNILGVIALASDISDRKQAEEELRQTNTVLASILESTPDFIVVKDRQGRHVALNSNLANFIGLPIEEIIGKDDTEIFPPDVALAIMKKDREIIVTGKADTFEEEVAKDGVRGIYLTSKAPWRDAQGNILGMVAITRNITDRKQAEFALAQAKEAAEAASHAKSEFLANMSHELRTPLNGILGYAQILQRSKHLNQDERSRIDVIYQCGSHLLTLINDILDLSKIEAQKVELMTSDFHFPAFLQGVAEMCRIRAELKSIQFQYQFASELPIGIRADEKRLRQVLINLLSNAIKFTDAGQVTFTISYASGGKIRFEVRDTGVGIPPEKLQAIFQPFEQVGDRRRQTEGTGLGLAISQRIVDLMDSTIHVQSEIGVGSIFWFDVYLPEAQEWVKTSQADDFGQIIGIKDRKPKILVVDDKWENRSVIYNLLTPIGFEVTEANDGAEGWRKIAEFQPDLVLTDLLMPEIDGFELIHRIRQSEAFKHIVIIVSSASVFESDQHRSIEAGGNDFLPKPVQAIALFQKLRQFLNLEWLYEEQSPENPLLTHQADLILPPQAEIETLYELVMKGNFKGIIKQAALISQIDPKYLPFSKRLQQLAQEFQDQEILALIHPQQ